AGGAGCTTCAGGCCATTAGCGGGCATAGACCAGTGATACAAAAAGTGCAATGGACTCAATACCATCTTTTTTGCAGTAAGTTTGACCTGATCTTTAACCAGAAAAATCTTGATAGAATAAATGGCTTTAGCCATCCATCTGGTATGATGCATTGCTCCGGGTGCACAAAAACTAAATGTGCCTTCGCTTCCAAGAAAAACATAATATAGCTGTAGTAGCTCCTTGTAGTCATCACGGGGAAGTTCTGCATGTATCGCGTCTCTGAAAAATGATATCATATCTGCACGAAGACCAATGAGCATACCTTCAAAGTGGATGTCAGGTGCAGACTTAAAATCATGCTTGGTGATGAATGGCCACAAAGTTTGAAATCGGTTAAACAGGCCTATTTCAGGTCCACTGGATGGTCCAAGAACAGCAGAGAACACAGCGAGCACGACCTCGAACACTTGATGGCGACAAGCAATCCATACAAGTTCCTTTTCCAGAGCTCTTTCAAGTAGAGTGCAGGCACCGATGTTCAATCCTATGTTGGAAGCCGTTGTATCACAGAAAAATCCTTGAATCAATGGTTTGAATTGCCAGTCTTTTAATGTACGTAAGCAGGCATTACACTGTTCTTTGCCTGTGCCACGTCCAATCTTTGGGACAGCAAGCAGTTGGTCTTTTTCTTTCCCTAAAACAAGAATGGCTATTCGATCTACAAGTTCTTTGCTGTTGCCGGTATTGTCTGGAAGAAATTTTCCACCCCAGTGAAGTAGTAACGGATAATCCGTGTTGGCTGAGAATGATGGCTGTTGTGCAGTTGCTACTGCCTGCCGTGTGGCCATACGAGCACGTTTAATGGTACTACGAGAGCCACATCATCTAACTCCACACCAAGCGCTCGTGCTACTGCCCCAACAACAAACATGGCACCTCAATCAGGAAAGTTGACTCGGTCAAGTGCAGATGCCACTTTACTCGCGATTATggatttctttaactttattatagttGGTGTAGAATTGGTTGATGTTGATGGAATAACGAAATTATCATCAGAATCAGAAGAAGACGAGGAGGAGCTGTCTGAATCAAGTTGAACAAGAGATGTAGATGGGACTGCAGTCTGCTGGGAACTTTCTCCAATCTAGcagtttctaataaaattctGCTTCTTTTACGGGACTCTTTGTCGGCTAATGACTGGTCCATTCCAGCCATGCTGGCACTTGAGGGATCTTCTCATTGCATTTGCAACAACTTCATTGATCATGAGTTGCATGGCATACTTGAAGGAGATATCAAACAGTTCTTCAAGATTAGCTTTATACTGTTCCTCATTGAACCGGCAACCATTTTTCTGCGTCAGTCGATGTTTCTTCAACAAACAGTATTTATCGTATAATATGCAAAGTTTCCGCACTCCAGAGTCAATACGTTGTGTAGAAATCCTAGCCTTCTTACAAATTTTTGAAGTCGCATCTATAGCCAGTTTTGAACTTCTAGCAATCGTTAGTCCATTTTCAATGTGGTGgaacataaaatttttcaagacTGCACCATTTGTCGGCAATCCAGAACCAAGAATTTCCTCTTCACACTTGCCAATCTGCCAAACTTGTGGTGAACTTCTGGTCATAGGCTGCGTCATTGTTAtctatgatataaaaaaattatcacagaaattttttaaagtactgtAATTCATTAAAACagctttaaattatttaacacaaATATTAATACTGTTTATAAATTCATCAATCGTCTAATAATCGCCAATCGACAAAAAGCAACTACGCACTTAATtcctaaaaaattattggtcTTAGTTCATACACTGCTTACTTAAGACCAatagattaataaaataatacattaataaaattgttcatGCTATACACAATTTTAATCAGTTTTTACTTAGCGAGAATCCTGTCAcgaacttaaaataaaaattgttcttttgaTTGCTACCTCTAAATATGTTACAAATTAACCAAAAGTTATCCTGAACATTTCTATTACCAAATGGAATGAAGGGAACCTTGTGGAGCagcattcttttaaaatttattttttataattgtatcgTGGGCcgccctaaaaaaaaaaaaaaaaaaaaaaaaaaaatatgtatatatatatatatatatatatatatatatatatatatatatatatatatatatgtatatatatatatataaataaatttaagcgacatctttaatagtatgtgtaataatattataagcattaaaacatcatatacggtatcatactatttatttcttttttcacaTAATATTTCGGCTCATATAGTGAGAGCCtattatcaaactaataaaaccgttaaaaaattagaataaacgTAACCAAATGATGTCATTGCAACGTCAGAtattcaacatttttaattttacaaaaaatggttttcaatGGTGAGTCATCACCAAATTGCCATTGTCActatttaaaacgttttcttTGGGTTTTGAACATTGTACACGTTGTATTTCAATGACCTCACGAATTTTTCTTGTGTAGTTGTTTGAAATAACAGAAAGTTTTAGGGTTCTCCCAGTTTGTTTTACCATTACAATGTTGTGAATGTTCTACTATTCCAGATGTTTCCCAGTTGGCTtttgtaacattatttttatgttcttgAATTTGTGtggaaatcttttttcttgtttcaccAATATAGCATACCCcataattaaacttaattaaaattttaaatttagttttttaatgtggatgatatttttttttcttccaaaatTCCACCCAAATCACGTAAAAAAACTGACATAAACTAAAGGCAACAAAGGTGTGTGGAAAACcgtaacattttgtttaaaatcgTGTGAATGTTAAACCATAAGGTAttctttgtattaaaaaaaataaaaaaactagaaaaagtgGTTTTGCAATATTATTACAGACAGCTCTTTCAACAGAGTAAATTTCAACAAGAGTAAAATTCTTTAAGACCCGCACTCTTATTTACATCCGAAATGCTACAAAAAGTTCATCGACCGAAACCACTTAGGACGGAAAATTtagatgaacatttaaatttaaatagccatataaaatttgtttaaaacaaagttgAGAAACTCTGGGGAAGATGTACAAGACAAAACATCTtgttaaaaaagtctttaaacaGTGCTACATATATcaactttgtaaaataaaatttaaaaagtctatTATTTACAACCCCATTCCACTTATCTGTAATTAGTCATAGAAAATGAAAGacacaaacatttaaaatcctACAATAAAAGTAACGGCTCAACCAAGAGGTTCTGTTTAAATAACAGTGAaccaattttgttttcaatttgaatCCCACCACATTAAACCACCAGCACACCTCTAACaatacatttcatcataatattgtttaaaaaatataacagtcGTATCTCAAGAgctataaagttaaattttgtgCTGAGCGTTAGCGCAACATTCTTGGAAACTTAACTTAAACAATTCTGAGAATTTTAATCAGTGTTTGGGAGAGTGGTTAAACAAATTACAGTTTATGAGAGTGAACAAACAAGTCCTAGCTATGTAATAGATTGAAAATCGCTAAATAATAACGCAATACCTTGAAAACCTCAAACAAGTTCACAATAGAAAATCTCTAAACATCAACGCAAAATGATGAAGacgttgtttttattatcaatactGGTTGCAACAATGCCAACGGCTTCAGGTACTTTAGTATTTCTTATCTTTTAGGTATTAAGTATTTTACTGAAGCATTTCGTTAAGGTGACGTCAcgtatataattataaacaaataataaaatactgtaaaaactgtaaaaaactaaatcaaacTGTTCATGGATTTTTATTTAGCTTGCTAAGACTATTCACAACAATGGTGTCAAGCAAATCAAGTATTGTGCACGCAACCCTCATTCATTGCTTTGATGAGTCAATATTGTGAAAAAACATGCAACTACTGTAAACAAGTTTACCCTTTAAACTTTCTTCttgaaatatgatttaaaattgtcgaatgtgaaaaaagtataaaaaagaataaaaatcttcagaaactaaaatttttcttatttataatttaggtTCAATACCTGGTGTTCTTCCAGCTGGTAAGACATTTTGTTTTCATGAACTACCAATAGTTTAACAGTATCAAGCgaatttatttgtataacaattaaaaaaataaccgtTTGAGAAAATCGGTTGAGAAAATAACcgttattttattgcaaaggtttttttttttagctgttattatgcataacttaaaaacaaactgGCAGTTCTGACATAAAACAAACTGACAGTTCTTAAAAACAAACTGAcagtatgtaaaaaaaaaatagtttccaAAAGATTATTGATTTAACGCCATCgcatattatattatgttatatattatagcgttaaaatttatagttaacttaaaattgtttaaaaaccattCATCAAATTGCTTTAGAATAAATTTGGTGCATCAAGTTTAGTTTAAGACTTTTTCCTAGATTGCGGAAATCCATCAATTCAAAGTAGTCGTGTAATTGCAGGAATAACTCCAACAAAAAGATCGTGGCCTCGGCAAGTATTGCTTTGGCAAGAAGGAAAAGCATTTTGCGGAGGAACACTTATTCACAGAGAATGGGTTCTTACTGCTGCTCATTGTATACACGGAATAGAATTTGACGCGTCAAAAGTATATACAAGGTAACAATAGTTCTGagtattttttaatgctcttaTTAACAAcatctttctttttaattttgttaaacaacCGTTGTGTTCTACTGTTGATGTGATTATTTGTTGTGGTAATTTAATTAACACAGTTGCTCGATGGATGTCAACTCAATTATAAGAGAACAATGGAGGCTGTTACTTACTCCTCCACCACTTTTCCTTTCGTCtgaataaataactttgttttgataaatatttcaataaatagtttttgaccTATAAACACATGTGCTGTTTATGAAGATAATGAATTTTGGGTTAAACAAAGAGTGGCCATATGAAACGTGATAAGAAACGATACTGAtggaataataataaaaaaaagtgtataaccCAGGGTGGTAGTTAATATTAGACTTTCATAAAAAGTCTCAATTAGTCACAGTAAGTTATAGTAAGTTAAAGACACATCTGTAACAGAATATACCTTTTGCTTAGCCTTAGAGTATggtttcgtaaaaaaaaaacaaaaaaaacaatgctttaaataattaatgGGAAATTAGTGACA
The nucleotide sequence above comes from Hydra vulgaris chromosome 09, alternate assembly HydraT2T_AEP. Encoded proteins:
- the LOC136084475 gene encoding uncharacterized protein LOC136084475: MATRQAVATAQQPSFSANTDYPLLLHWGGKFLPDNTGNSKELVDRIAILVLGKEKDQLLAVPKIGRGTGKEQCNACLRTLKDWQFKPLIQGFFCDTTASNIGLNIGACTLLERALEKELVWIACRHQVFEVVLAVFSAVLGPSSGPEIGLFNRFQTLWPFITKHDFKSAPDIHFEGMLIGLRADMISFFRDAIHAELPRDDYKELLQLYYVFLGSEGTFSFCAPGAMHHTRWMAKAIYSIKIFLVKDQVKLTAKKMVLSPLHFLYHWSMPANGLKLLLHQELISMI